In Novosphingobium kaempferiae, the DNA window TCTGGCGCAGCAGCATCGCAAGATGGCCGAGCCGGGAAGCGGAAACCGCTGAATATCTCCCATTTTTCCCGAACAGACAGTCGGAGCAGATAATCCATGTATATCGAGACGCCGCAAGGCCACGTCATCCACGTCAAGGACATGGGCGAGGGAAAGCCCGTCATCCTCATTCACGGCTGGCCGCTGACAGGGGACATGTGGGAATACCAGACGCTTGCTTTGCTCGAGGCGGGGTATCGCGTCATTACCTACGACCGGCGCGGGTTCGGTCAGTCGGGCCATCCGTCCGGCGGATATACCTATGACGTGTTCGCTGACGATCTCGCCGCGGTCATCGACAAGCTCGATGTTCCAAAGGTGTCTCTGGTGGGCTTCTCGATGGGCGGAGGCGAGATCGCGCGCTACCTGGCGCGCTACGGCTCCGGCAAAGTGGACCGCGCGGTGCTCGTATCCTCGGTCGTGCCGTATCTGCTGAAGGACGACAGCAATCCGGACGGCGTCGATGCCGCGGTCTTCGAAGACATGAACACGCAGATCCGCGAGGATCGGTTCGCCTTTCTCCAGACATTCGCCAAGATGTTCTATGGCGTTGGCCTGGTCTCCAGGCCGGTTTCAAGCGCATTGCTCGACTGGACGTTCGCGCTCGCGATCATGGCAAGCCCGAAGGCCACAATCGACTGCGTCGATGCATTCGGGCGTACGGATTTTCGGCCGGACTTGCCGGCCTTCGATATCCCGACGCTGGTGATCCACGGCACCTCAGACAAGACGGTGCCAATCGATCCGGCAGGACGAGCAGCGGCCGCCAGCATCGCCGGTGCGCAACTGGTAGAATACGACGGTGAGCCGCACGGCCTGTTCGCGACCGCACCCGACCGGCTCAACCGCGATCTGCTCGCGTTCCTTGCCGGATGAAGACCATACCCTCCCCTTGATGCCCCCCTTCGCTACGACGGGACCAGGTTCGGAGGACAAGGAAATCAGGCCTATGACTGACCCCAGCACACGCCGTGACGTTCTGAAGGGCGCGACATTGGCCGGAGCGACTCTCGCCGCGGTCCCGTCCCTGGCGAAAGAAAGCAGACCGATGCAGGATCCCACATCCAATCACACCAGCGACCCGTTTCCAGAGCAACGGCAGGAATGGCCCGCGCTCCAGCGCGACATGAAGCCGGTGCCGGACTGCGGTGAGGCAACATATCGTGGAAGCGGCCGTCTCAAGGGACGCAGGGCGCTTGTAACCGGCGGCGATTCCGGCATTGGCCGCGCCGCAGCGATCGCATTTGCCCGCGAGGGCGCGGACATTGCGATCAACTACTATCCGACCGAGGAGCCGGACGCTCAGGACGTCGCGCGGCTGCTGCTGGCGGAAGGGTGCAAAGTGAAGCTGCTTCCCGGCGATCTCACAGATGCCAGTTTCTGTCGCAGTCTCGTGGCGCAGGCAGCGCAGGCTCTCGGAGGTCTCGATATCGTCGTCAACAATGCCGCCTATCAGCAGTCCAAGGCGTCGATCGATGAGATCAGCGAGGAACAGTTCGACCGGACCATGAAGACCAACGTCTATGCGATGTTCCATATCAGCAAGGCGGCCATTCCCCTGATGAAGCCGGGGGCCTGCTTCATCAATACCGCCTCGGTCAATTCGGTCAGTCCGGGAGAAGAGCTGCTGGATTACGCAACGACCAAGGGCGCGATCCTGATCTTCACCAAGGGGCTGGCCAAGCAGCTTGCAACCAAGGGTATCCGGGTGAACGCCGTCGCCCCCGGTCCGGTCTGGACGCCGCTGCAGGTGGCAGGCGGCCAATTGCCGGGCAAGCTGAAGGAATTCGGGCAGGACACGCCGCTGGGCCGTGCAGGTCAACCTGCCGAGCTGGCCTCGCTCTATGTGACCCTTGCGGAAAGCGGGACGAGCTTCACCTCGGGCAGCGTATTCGGCGCCAATGGAGGAACCGGGATCATCTGACCGGGCGCAAGATCAGTGTCAGGTGCGCACCCATGACCACGCGCACCTGACACCGTCAGGGTCGGCTTCAACCGCCCCCTTTCTTCCGGCGGGTCTCCCAACCTTTCTTGGCGGCCGCCGACCGCTGTTCGTGACTCTGGCTGGACCCGCCGATGCGCCCCCCTTTACGAGACGAGGCGTGGTTTTCTTTCCTGCCGCGACCCGAGCCCGATTTGTTACCGCCGCCGGATTCCTTGTTGACCGTAGCCCAGGCCCGCCGCTCGGCTTCCTTGTGGCCGACGCCGCGGTCCTCGTAGCCTTCCTCGATGTGTTCCGCCTTGCGCTTCTGCTTGTCGGTATAGCTGGATTTATCTCCACGGGGCATGATGCGGTCCTTTCTCTTCCTTAGGAACCCCGGTCGCTCAACGGTTCACCCCCTTCCTCCTCCTCCAGCAGAGCGGCCTCGGCCCCCGCTGCAGACAGCCGTACCTGATTGCCCTCCACTGCGGCGACCAGACCACCGGCGATGTAGTGATGATGGTCGCTGTGCGATCCGCTGTCGGCCTTGGTCATCTTGATCCGATCACCCTCGACCCTGTCGACGGTGCCGATATGCACGCCATCGGCGCCTATGATTTCCATGTGCTCGGTAACCTGACTGAGATCGGTCATGTGTCTTCCTCCTGGTGTGTTTCAGTGGGCGAATGATTATTCCGCTGCATGAGATTTCTTCCCGAACGCCTTGCGCAGTTCGTCCTTCGCCTGCTCAAGGACATCGCGTTGGTGCTTGCCGAGATTGTCTCCGGCACGGTTGATGTAGAACGTCAGCATGCTCATTGCGGATTGAAGCGGCGTGCCCTTGCGCCGTTTGCTATGCTCTGCCGAACGCTTGAGGGATGCGGCGATCTTGGCCGGATCGCCCTGTTTGAAGAGGCCTTCATCCAGGTCCAGGGCATCCGAACGCTCTGTCACGTCCTGCGACCACTTCTTCTGTGTCACCGCTCTTTCCTTTCCTTCAGTTGAGGCCGGGAAGCGCCTTGCGGCAGTCGGCAGCGCATTCGCGGCACATTTCCGCACAGAGCCGGCAATGCTCATGCTCATGCCGCGCGCATTCGCGGGCGCAGGCCTCGCACGTGAAGATGCATGTCTCGATCATCGCGCCCAAGACCGCGACATTGCTTCCCGTACGCCGCACGGCGATACGGCTGGTGACAGCGCAGACGTCCGCGCAGTCGAGGCAGACACGAATGCACTGGCGCATCTGCCCTGCTTCCGCGAGGCAGGCATCGGCACAGGAGGTGCACAACGCTGCACAGAAAAGCGCATGGCGCGCGGCAGTGGCGAGGTCTTCGTTCAACGTCTCGACGTCCGGATGGAGTGCGATCATGTTGTGAAGCGACATCTGCCAGTCTCCTCCGATGCGGTCGGACACGAAGGGCTAATCGCGTGGCGAGGCGGATGCTCCGCGGCCTTGATCCATGTTATCGATATGTCGTGAATGCGCGAAGAAGCCCGGCCTAGATTGGTTCGGGGCGGCACAGGTCCCGTAAAGCAGCGATCACGGCGTGGCGGTGTGGCGGTTTGGCAATGTAGGGCGTTTTACCGAAGGGCTCGGGAATCATCGCGGCGTCGTAGCCGGTCAGGAAAACGAATGGCACGTGCCGATCAGTCAGCAGATGTGGGAGCGCAAACGACATACCTTCGCCAAGGTTGATGTCGATCATCGCGCAGTCGGGTGTCTGGATATCCAGCTGTCTGAGCGCTGCATCGACGTTTGGGCATGGCCCGATCACGCGCCCACCGGCACCTTCAATTTCTTCGCGCAAATCCTGGGCGATGAAGAATTCGTCTTCGACCACCAGGATGGTTTTATCGCTAAGTTCAAGGTTCGCTCGGCCCGGTTCCACAGCAATCCCTTTGGCTATTTGTTCGCGGTCGGACCAATGGATGCGCGCAATCCACTCGATATCAATATGTAAAACTCGAAATCCTGATCGAGGTTAAGGAATCTGCGTGAATGGAGGTGCTACCTCGATCCATCTGCGCACGAGCGAAAACTTCACGTCTCGACAGCCTGACCACGGCAAGGCTGGAGCGCTCCCAGTCGGCACCCGGCAGGTTAGTTGTTAACATGGATGAATCCCGGTGATGCCACCAGGGCACTTGGCCGTTGTCAGGGCGCTGCATCAATAATGAGAACGGAGCCGTCCATGTCCATCAAGGCCATCGCGCTGAATTGCACTCTCAAGTCCGACGTGAATGAGGAATCCTCCACCGACGCGATGATCGCCGTGCTTGCCGATGCCTTTCGGGAACGTGAAGTCGAGGTGTCGGAAACGGTGCGGGTCGCCGCGCTCGACATTCTTCCAGGCGTGACCTCGGACGAAGGCGAAGGCGACGACTGGCCGCAATTGCGGGCCAAGATACTGGCGCACGACATCCTGATCCTTGGCGGACCGATCTGGATGGGACAGATGAGCAGTGTCGCCAAACGCGTACTGGAACGGATGGACGCCTTTCTCTCGGAAACGGACGAAAAGGAGCGGATGCCCAGCTACAGCAAGGTGGCTGTGGCTGCGATCGTCGGCAACGAGGATGGTGCCCACTTTTCCTCCGCTCAGATGTTCCAGGCTCTGAACGATGTCGGCTGGACGGTTCCGGCGGTGGCGGCCTGCTACTGGGTGGGCGAGGCGATGGGATCAGTCGACTTCAAGGATCTCGACGCGGTCCCGGACAAAGTAACGCGGACAGCCCGCATGGTTGCAGGAAATGCGGCGCATCTGGCACGGCTTTTTCAAGGGCATCCCTATCCCGGCTGACCCGCCGGCATCCTGAACTGAAGCGTGCAGGTATGAGCCTGGACACGCAAGCCATGCCGCTGCACATGACGCCGTCACCGCTCATACGGACTGACGGATGTTGACCCGCGTTGAGGAATTGTGCGCGGATCGCGCAGGTCCCAGCAGTAAAGAAGGCTCAGGATTTTCGGTTTTCGATCGAGCGGGCGGCTGCTCGCACACCTTCCGCCGGTTCGCCGCCGGCCTTGGGCGGATCAACCTCTTCCCTGCTCCACCGGTCGCGTTCGCTTGCAGGCTGTCCGGTGACGTTGCGCTGATCGCGAGGTTCGTATTCGCCTCTTCCGGCTGCAGGACTTTCTTGATCCCGCCAAGACTTGCCTGGCTTACCTGCGTCACCCGTCACCTTGCGAGAGTCCTTGGGCTCATATTCTCCGCCGCCGCCCATCGTTGCATCCTTCCTTTTTCCGATTTCCTTTGCTGCAACGAGATAGGACGCCGCCGAGTTGCCGCGTCGGTCCATTCAGCAACATAAGTGAGAAAAGCGGATGCCGCGGCGGGCATGCGGCTAGACGGCAGGTGACTGCAGCGCCGATACCCTGACCCTATCACGTCCGATCTTGACGGCCAGCGCCGACGGATCATGCAACGTGACACGCCGCTCCTTCCAGTCGAGATCACCCGATCGCCGCATGAGCTGGAGCGTGCGATTTACGTGAACCTGAGTAAGTCCAAGAGCATCGGCAAGAATCTCCTGCGTCAGCGGAAGTTCGAAGCTTCCGCCATCGGTCAGTCCCGCTAGCTCGAGACGGTCGTGGAGTTCCAGCAAAAGATCCGCGAGGCGCTCCTGAGCATTAAGGCGACCCACCCGGCAAATGTGAGCCAGATGATGGGCTTCGTCGAGTGCCTTGGCCATCGCATAAGCTCGCGCAAGTGAACCGTGCGGTGCCGAGCGAGGCGCCGGGCACACGGAAACGTCGGTCAGACTGGTGAGAGTCGACAGGGCGAGAGGCTCTGGCTGGGGGCACAGACCGATTATGTCGCCCGGAAGCAGGAAGCCGAGAATCTGTCGGCGCCCATCTGCAAGTTGCCGCACGCTGGCCACCCACCCGCTCAGCAGGATCTGCATCTGCGGAACAGGGTCGCCCTCGATGACGAATTCCCGCCGCGCGGTAAGGTGTGTCCATTCGGCCGATGCTCTCGCCAGCATCGAGATTTCGGCATCGCTGAGCGGTGCCAGCGAAGCTATCCGGCGGATCGCGGGCGGCTTCGATTGCCCTCCGCTGACAACAGGCATCACGCGTCCGGGACTCCGACCAAACCGCTCAGGGTTCCGATCAGGACTGCCATCGAGAAGGGCTTAGCCAGCTGAGGAACGTCGCGAAATGCCTCCGGGAGATACCAGGAATCGTAACCGGTCACGAACAGGAAAGGGATGGCCCGGCGCCGTAGCTCGATGGCGAGCGGCCATGACAGCTGGTCGTTCAAGTTGATGTCGAGCACTGCTGCATCCGGCTTTTCGCCGGACAGCATCTCCAGCGCGGTTGCCAGGTCTCCGGTTGGTCCGATGACCGTGACGGCCTGCTCTACCAGCCCGTTGCGCAGGTCCGCAGCAATGAAATATTCATCCTCGACGACAAGAATGCGTTTGCCGACGAGTGAGGCAGGCATTTTTCACAACTCCTTCCATGCGGCCCCCGCGCCCCCCTCGGACTGCGGTGCGGACAGAAGGCAGAACACGCCGCCGCCACGGAATTCGAGGCTGGTGGTCACCCCCGAACGGTATGGCAGCGCATCCTCGATCAACTCGCAGCCGAACCCTCTGCGGGTGGGCTGGGAACTGATGACGGGAACCCCCTGTTCGGACCATGTAAGGTCAAGTGAACAGATGCCCTTATCATCTAGGTTAACCTCCCAATGAATTTCGAGTCGCGCTTCGGGAAACCGTAAAGCGCCGTATTTCAGAGCGTTGGTAGTCAGCTCATGGAAGGCAAGACCCAGCGATTCGGTCAGTTGAGCATTCAGCTCGATACCAGGACCGCAGATCGTGACGGTCTCTCCATCGCTCACTCCGACGCTCAGCAGTTCATCGCGAATGAGGTTTTCCAGATCGGCATAACCATGCGCGCTCTGGGTCGCGACCATCTGTGCGCGCGCGAGATTATCCAGTCTTCCCGTGAAGTGATTGGCGATGCTTTGGATGTCTCCGCCAGTTTCGACGGTCCGAGAAAATACCGAGCGGATCACAGTCAGAATGTTCCGCACTCGGTGCTGCAATTCGGCAAGGAGCATCTGCAGCCGCCTCTCGCTTTCGCGAAGGGCCTCCTGAGAGCGCTTGAGCTCGTCCACCTCATGGATCACGATGACGGAGCCTGAAATCGTCCCTCCATCGTCACGGAGCGGCACGGACGACACGGTCGCCCAATGAACGGCACCGTCTTCGTCGGTCCGGGTAAACTCCATTCCCGGAACCGTACTGATACCGTTCAACGCCTTGATTGCAGGATAATCGCTCAATGCGACCGGCTCGCCATCGTCAGACACCGCTCGCCATCTCGGTCCGAACTCGGGGTCATGCGAGGGTATCCTGCGCGAAGGAAAGAGGCGCTGTGCCTCGGCATTGGCCAGAAGCATGTTGCCGTTCCTGTCCGCGAGCGCGATGCCTACCGGTGCTGATTCGAATATGGCAGCCAACCGGTTTTCGCTTTCGACCAAGCGCATTTCCGTCTGTTTGCGGTCAAGGACGTCGCGGAAAAGCACCGCCACCTGCAGGTCGCCAGGCGCTCCGAAAGGCATCGCATAGACGTCATACCAATGTCCGAGCGCCTCAGCCCGATCCTCGAACCTCTCGGCGATCCCAGTGCGAGCAATACGCCCGTAAATGTCGAACCAGTGTTGTTCGTGTCCGGGAACCATGTCCCGGACCGTGCGCCCCATCGCGTCTTTAAGTCCGGTCTGCCGGACGAAGGCCGCATTGGCCTGAAGAAACCGATAGTCGATCGGCTGGCCAGCTTCATCTTCGATCATCTCGATGACGCAAAGCCCTTCGTCGATGCCGTCGAACATCGCTCGATAGCGTAGCTCACTTGCTTCCAGGGAAGCTATCTGCGCGTTCGCGCGTTGCAGGTCCGCTTCCGAGCATGCCAGCAAGGCGCGAAGCCGTGCAATTTCACCGTTTTCGGCCATTATCGACCCATCGTGCAGTTGAGACGTGGACGGGTGGCCAATTTCGCAGGCCGAGACAACAATTTCCGCGTAGAGCCGCCTGATGTGGTCGACGAAGGGCGGGATCGCCTCTTGGAGCCTTCGCCATAGATTTCGACAATTTTCCCGATGACCATTGGGGAGCGCCGAGCAGGCGCTCGATTTCGGAGCCTTTCGAAGCCGAAATGACAGCGATCCGGTAGCGTTCCCTTGCCGCCACCAAAGTTAATCTCGATCAATGTGACGCGCATTCAAACGTAAGGCCCGCGCGCTCGAGCATGTCGTAGATACCGCTCGCTCCATCGCACGACGCCGCCGAAAACTAACATGCATCAACATGACACCTGCTTTGAAGGTTTAGATCGATCGTCGGAGGCGGGGCAAATCTGAAAGAGACGCCAATGGCTGTCGATCATAGTAGCACCCGTGAACGTCAATTCCGACGCCATGAACATTTGGCCCGTAAAGACGAGGTCCACGACCACGTTTTCCAGATCGAAGATGGTTGGGCTAGCCGATATTGTATGCTGGCGGACGGACGGCGACAGATCACCGCGCTATATGCGCCCGGAGATTTCTGCGAATCACAGTGGCTGCTTTCTGGCAGGGCGGATTATCCGATCGTTGCACTGACGCCGATCAAGGCCCGCTGCATCCCGCTGGCCGGCATTCATGGCAGACCCGGAAATTATGTAAGGCAGCTGCTTGCGGACATGCTGCGCGGCCATGCCCGTCAGACATCCTGGATTGTCAGCCTCGGCCGCCAAACCGCGGTGGAAAGGGTCTACGGCCTGATGAGCGAGCTGTACCGGCGCCTCCATGCCCGCGGCAGGGTGATGAATAACCGATGTGCAGTTCCGCTGACGCAACAGGACATCGCCGATGCGGTGGGCTTGACCTCCGTCCACGTCAATCGCGTGCTGGGCGATTTGAGAACCCGGGGCCTGCTCGAGCTCTCTGGAAAGCTGCTGCACCTTCCCAACCCCTTGGCTTTCGGGGATGCGGAAATCGCGACGGATTTCCCGCCGAACTCCACCTACAATCTGCTTGACTGCAACCAGCCGGAAAACGCGGCAGCCTGACATCAGTAATCAGACTAAAGACCTTGCTACATTTTCCGCCGCAAGGGCGTCCCGTCAGGAATGATCCCAACACCACCGCAAGTTGACCTGAGCCAACGTATCGGGGCCGATCCCAATAGACGGAAACACCTCTGCCCCAAGTCATCGAAATATGAGCATCATATTACCCGATATACTTAGCTCACTTGCCATAACATATTGAACCATTATTCTTTCAACATAATACATCGGAAAAAATGCGATGGCAAAATATAATAAAACTACGGATCGTGAACCGTCTACACGAAAAAAAGGCCGCGCTGGCATATTTATCGTGACGATCGTATTCGCTATGGCCTTGCTGATATTTGTTGGTCGCAATATTTGGCATCTGGAAATGGACAAGCAGGCGCGGGAAAACGCGGCTCATGACACGAGCCGTCAAGATCATTGAAATACCGGACATAGGCTGAGAAATCTGACGATCGCCCTGTGAACCTGTTGAGGAAGTTTTGGAAACAGGCGGGGGTGGCGGGTAGTACCCGCATCCTTGCAAACATGCGAAGAATGACCGTTTTTACCACCCCGCAAAGTTCACCCGGAAACAGCGTTCGCCCTGCCGACGATATTACCCCGGCCTGATGCATTGATAAGCGCAGTGCAGTGCCCTCGCGAGCGCTCAACATGCCTCTCGAATTGGAGCCATTCGACGCTTCCAGGGAAGTTGAATTGCCCGATCTTCCTGCCATGGACTGACTTGGTCTATTAGCGTCTTGAAAGCTTTTTGCCGATTTCAGCGCATGGTCGAAAGTGAATGTGTCCGGTAGCACACACCCTGATGATCGAGCAGATCTGCTCTAGCGCTCGGCGTCCTGCTGGCCAAGCGTGGCTCCGGCACGATGATTCAAGGGCAAAGTGTCATTGCAGGCTTCAATCACCCCGGCCGCTAAAATATCATGCGATGGCAGATTTGACGCCCATCGTCGGAGACAACCCTTGTATCCGGCAAAGCATGATACAGTTCGTGCTGCTGACGGCGTATGAGGAGAAAATCGGGATGGACAATCCTCTCACCCGCAAACTCTCGAGCTTCACGGATTTTTCGGAAGAAGATACCAGGCGCCTGAACGATCTGTGCAGGAACACCGATAGTTATATCTCCGGATCCGATCTTATTATGGAAGGCGATCGACCAGATTCCGTTTTCTTCCTACTGGAAGGCTGGGCGTATCGATACAAATTCCTTCCTGATGGCAACCGCCAAATCGTAGCCTATTTAATCCCAGGAGACTTGTGCGACATTCATATCTTCATTTTAAAGCAGATGGATCATTCGATCGGACTTCTTAGCGATGCAAAGGTCGCGGCAATTCCGAAAGTTGACATGCTGGAGATCCTTGATTCGCACCCTCGAATTGCCCAGGCGTTGCTTTGGGCGACGCTCGTAGATGAGGCAGTGCTGCGCGAATGGATCGTGAATATGGGCCAGCGCGATGCATTCTCGAAATTGGCGCATCTGTTTTGTGAGATGTGGTTTCGCATGCGGCAGGTTGGATTGGTGCATGCGAATCAATTCGATCTGCCTTTGACGCAGGAGCAACTGGGCGACACTGTCGGTCTGACGAAAGTTCACGTAAACCGGGTTTTGCAAAGGATGCGCCGTGAATCGCTCATTTCTTTATCAGGTAAAACACTGGTAATTCACGATATAGAGCGCCTTGGGCAAATAGGAGAATTTGATTCGACCTACCTGCATCTTGAACGCAGACCTTCGCCCAGCAGTCAGAGTAACTACTGACTTTCTAACAACACCCTGCGCAATAACGCTTAACCCTGATTCCAGTGTTTGTGCACCAGAAATACCTTTGGTAATTCAGCAGGCATGTTGCCTTTTGCCTTTAAGATATACCGACGCAAAACAGGAGAGCCTCGAACCACGAGGTTCGAACTCGGCATAGGCATCGCGTAGCTTGCGGCGCTGCCCCGATATCCGCTGGGACCAGATGGGAGCAATCGCCAATGATTTTTAGCGAGACGTCACGCAAAAACGCTACCGAGCCAGCATGTCAGATCGGGCAGCAGTTTGACACTTTAACTCTCTCGCATTGGGACTTTCGCCGAGCTCGAAAACCAAAAGACGTAACACAACGGCTCATTTGACCATCATATTGATTCCATTGCATATTTATTTTCGTTGCATAATTACAACAGTACGACGAGAATCGAACCGCGCTGAACGGCCAAAATGATGAAAATGATGGTATAATTGATGGATTTCTTTGCCTGAAAAATAGGTAACCATCTGTTTTACCAGTATTTATTTTACGGTTTCGATTCCGGCTCGGGCCTCCATTTTCTTTCAGATCCGTGCAGCCTTTTCCACTTCGGCGAGGCGGTCCGACATGCGGACCAGATCGGGCACGGAATCGGCCTCCATCTTGCGCATCACCTGGCTGCGATGCAGCTTGACCGTCGCCTCGGTGACGTTGACGCGATCGGCGATCTGCTTGTTGAGCATCCCGGCAGCGACCAGCCCCATCACCTGTCGTTCGCGCTCCGTAAGGGTGGCATAGCGCGCACATAGCGCCGCGTTACGGTCCGCCGCGAGGCGTCGGTCTCGATCGCGGTCGAGCGCGCGGTTGACCGCCTCCAGCAAGTCCTGTTCGCGCACCGGCTTGGGCAGGACGTCGACCGCGCCGCACTTCATCGCGCGCACCGCCATCTGCACGTCGACATGCGCGCTGATGAGCACCACCGACTGTGCGACCTCGCTTCGCGACAGCGCTTCCTGGAATTCGAGGCCGCTCTGACCCGGCAGGCGGATGTCGAGGACGATGCACCCAACCCGCCGCAGGCCATCGGCCGCGAGGAAAGCGTGAACCGAACCGTAGCACTCGGTGCCCAGCCCGACTGACTGGAACAGCCCACCCAGTGCCTCCCGCACGCTTTCATCGTCGTCGATGATGCCGACGATCCGGTCCGCCATTGCCTGCCTACCGGTCATCGCTCGCTCCATCGATACCCGGCGCGACGAGCGCAGGCCTGTCCGCCAATGGCAGGGTGAATGTGAAGACGCTGCCTTGCGGCACGTTGTCCGACGCCCAGATCCGCCCCCCGTGCGCTTCGACGATGGAGCGGCAGATGGCAAGGCCCATGCCGATGCCCTTGGGCTTGGTGCTGTAGAAGGCTTCGAACATGTTGTCGCGAGTCTCGCCGCTTAGTCCTGTTCCCGTATCCAGTACGCATATCTGGGCAGATTTTCCTATAATATCCGCACGAATGACGATGCGCCGGGATGACTCGTCCACCTGCGACATCGCCTCTGCCCCGTTCATGACGAGATTGAGAACTACCTGCTGCAGCTGCGTGGGATCGCCGAGCACCATCGTTCCGCTCCGATGGAAGTCGGTGTCGAACACGATCTTGCGGCGCTGCAACTCGCCCCTCAGCAGGTCTACGACGCCATCGATCACGGCCTCGAGATCGATCGCCTCCATCCGCGCGACGGACTTCTGCGCGAGCGCGCGGATGGAGGCCACGATGTCGCCCGCACGATGGCCGTCCCGCACGATGCGCTCGGCGGCCTTGCGGGCCATGTGGATGTCCAGTTGCCCGGCATCGAGCCAGCGCAGGCAGGTTCCCGCGTTGGTGACGATGGCCATGAGCGGCTGGTTGATCTCGTGCGCGATCGAAACCGCAAGCTCGCCCATGGTCATCACCCGGGTGACGTGGGCGAGATCGCTCTGGCTCTGGCGCAACTGCTCCTCGGCGCGCTTGCGGTCGTCGATGTCGATGTTGACCCCGAACCACTGCGTCAGATTGCCGTCGGCATCGAAGAACGGGCTCGCCCGGATCAGGAACCAGCGATACTGGCCGTCCGCTCCGCGCAGTCGCCCCTCCGCCTCGCCGGTAAGGCCGGACTTCAGGGTATCGTCCCAGACTTCCATCAAATGCTCACGGTCGTCCGGATGGAACTGCGAGGTGAAGCCGAAACCCAGAATCTCCTCGATGGCCAGACCCGCATAGTCGAGGTAGCGC includes these proteins:
- a CDS encoding alpha/beta fold hydrolase, with the translated sequence MYIETPQGHVIHVKDMGEGKPVILIHGWPLTGDMWEYQTLALLEAGYRVITYDRRGFGQSGHPSGGYTYDVFADDLAAVIDKLDVPKVSLVGFSMGGGEIARYLARYGSGKVDRAVLVSSVVPYLLKDDSNPDGVDAAVFEDMNTQIREDRFAFLQTFAKMFYGVGLVSRPVSSALLDWTFALAIMASPKATIDCVDAFGRTDFRPDLPAFDIPTLVIHGTSDKTVPIDPAGRAAAASIAGAQLVEYDGEPHGLFATAPDRLNRDLLAFLAG
- a CDS encoding SDR family oxidoreductase; the protein is MTDPSTRRDVLKGATLAGATLAAVPSLAKESRPMQDPTSNHTSDPFPEQRQEWPALQRDMKPVPDCGEATYRGSGRLKGRRALVTGGDSGIGRAAAIAFAREGADIAINYYPTEEPDAQDVARLLLAEGCKVKLLPGDLTDASFCRSLVAQAAQALGGLDIVVNNAAYQQSKASIDEISEEQFDRTMKTNVYAMFHISKAAIPLMKPGACFINTASVNSVSPGEELLDYATTKGAILIFTKGLAKQLATKGIRVNAVAPGPVWTPLQVAGGQLPGKLKEFGQDTPLGRAGQPAELASLYVTLAESGTSFTSGSVFGANGGTGII
- a CDS encoding plasmid stabilization protein; this encodes MPRGDKSSYTDKQKRKAEHIEEGYEDRGVGHKEAERRAWATVNKESGGGNKSGSGRGRKENHASSRKGGRIGGSSQSHEQRSAAAKKGWETRRKKGGG
- a CDS encoding DUF2171 domain-containing protein, whose protein sequence is MTDLSQVTEHMEIIGADGVHIGTVDRVEGDRIKMTKADSGSHSDHHHYIAGGLVAAVEGNQVRLSAAGAEAALLEEEEGGEPLSDRGS
- a CDS encoding DUF3175 domain-containing protein, whose translation is MTQKKWSQDVTERSDALDLDEGLFKQGDPAKIAASLKRSAEHSKRRKGTPLQSAMSMLTFYINRAGDNLGKHQRDVLEQAKDELRKAFGKKSHAAE
- a CDS encoding four-helix bundle copper-binding protein, with amino-acid sequence MSDRIGGDWQMSLHNMIALHPDVETLNEDLATAARHALFCAALCTSCADACLAEAGQMRQCIRVCLDCADVCAVTSRIAVRRTGSNVAVLGAMIETCIFTCEACARECARHEHEHCRLCAEMCRECAADCRKALPGLN
- a CDS encoding response regulator, which codes for MEPGRANLELSDKTILVVEDEFFIAQDLREEIEGAGGRVIGPCPNVDAALRQLDIQTPDCAMIDINLGEGMSFALPHLLTDRHVPFVFLTGYDAAMIPEPFGKTPYIAKPPHRHAVIAALRDLCRPEPI
- a CDS encoding flavodoxin family protein — translated: MSIKAIALNCTLKSDVNEESSTDAMIAVLADAFREREVEVSETVRVAALDILPGVTSDEGEGDDWPQLRAKILAHDILILGGPIWMGQMSSVAKRVLERMDAFLSETDEKERMPSYSKVAVAAIVGNEDGAHFSSAQMFQALNDVGWTVPAVAACYWVGEAMGSVDFKDLDAVPDKVTRTARMVAGNAAHLARLFQGHPYPG
- a CDS encoding Crp/Fnr family transcriptional regulator; the encoded protein is MPVVSGGQSKPPAIRRIASLAPLSDAEISMLARASAEWTHLTARREFVIEGDPVPQMQILLSGWVASVRQLADGRRQILGFLLPGDIIGLCPQPEPLALSTLTSLTDVSVCPAPRSAPHGSLARAYAMAKALDEAHHLAHICRVGRLNAQERLADLLLELHDRLELAGLTDGGSFELPLTQEILADALGLTQVHVNRTLQLMRRSGDLDWKERRVTLHDPSALAVKIGRDRVRVSALQSPAV
- a CDS encoding response regulator; this encodes MPASLVGKRILVVEDEYFIAADLRNGLVEQAVTVIGPTGDLATALEMLSGEKPDAAVLDINLNDQLSWPLAIELRRRAIPFLFVTGYDSWYLPEAFRDVPQLAKPFSMAVLIGTLSGLVGVPDA
- a CDS encoding sensor histidine kinase; amino-acid sequence: MAENGEIARLRALLACSEADLQRANAQIASLEASELRYRAMFDGIDEGLCVIEMIEDEAGQPIDYRFLQANAAFVRQTGLKDAMGRTVRDMVPGHEQHWFDIYGRIARTGIAERFEDRAEALGHWYDVYAMPFGAPGDLQVAVLFRDVLDRKQTEMRLVESENRLAAIFESAPVGIALADRNGNMLLANAEAQRLFPSRRIPSHDPEFGPRWRAVSDDGEPVALSDYPAIKALNGISTVPGMEFTRTDEDGAVHWATVSSVPLRDDGGTISGSVIVIHEVDELKRSQEALRESERRLQMLLAELQHRVRNILTVIRSVFSRTVETGGDIQSIANHFTGRLDNLARAQMVATQSAHGYADLENLIRDELLSVGVSDGETVTICGPGIELNAQLTESLGLAFHELTTNALKYGALRFPEARLEIHWEVNLDDKGICSLDLTWSEQGVPVISSQPTRRGFGCELIEDALPYRSGVTTSLEFRGGGVFCLLSAPQSEGGAGAAWKEL